In a single window of the Streptomyces sp. NBC_00285 genome:
- a CDS encoding ANTAR domain-containing protein, whose protein sequence is MPEPAHSAQPLIARDVRPPCLATVESAVAGDRMGVTCRGEFDVGAEWLQPELHAALDRSATGVDLDLSEVGFCDCGGLNVLLGLRRAALDQGKTVAVRVCSPAVGRLLDLTGARELFVAEETRNAEEPEYADDPAPPDTEAVRALHDASRLVDVDDELRLEVAQLRRAMRTRPAIDVARGIVMASFGLSAEDAWTVLVTASQNTNTKVHQLARGLVGAVHGAAVPEEVRQQMAVAVAKVRQTPAPSEAIAVGEPGTEVQDASP, encoded by the coding sequence ATGCCGGAACCTGCGCACTCGGCGCAGCCCCTCATCGCGCGGGACGTGCGTCCGCCATGTCTGGCCACGGTCGAGTCCGCGGTGGCCGGTGACCGGATGGGCGTCACATGCCGTGGTGAGTTCGACGTGGGCGCCGAGTGGCTTCAGCCCGAGCTCCACGCCGCCCTCGACCGCTCGGCCACCGGCGTCGACCTGGACCTGAGCGAGGTCGGATTCTGCGACTGCGGGGGCCTCAACGTCCTGCTGGGTCTGCGCCGGGCGGCCCTCGACCAGGGCAAGACCGTCGCCGTCCGGGTGTGCAGCCCTGCCGTCGGACGGCTGCTCGACCTGACCGGCGCCCGGGAGCTGTTCGTGGCGGAGGAAACGCGGAACGCGGAGGAACCGGAGTACGCGGACGACCCGGCGCCCCCGGACACCGAGGCCGTACGCGCCCTCCACGACGCGAGCCGGCTCGTGGACGTCGACGACGAGCTCCGCCTGGAGGTGGCCCAGCTGCGTCGGGCGATGCGGACCCGGCCGGCCATCGACGTGGCCCGCGGCATCGTGATGGCCTCCTTCGGACTGAGCGCCGAGGACGCCTGGACGGTGCTCGTCACCGCCTCCCAGAACACCAACACCAAGGTGCACCAGCTCGCCCGGGGCCTGGTGGGTGCCGTCCACGGAGCCGCGGTTCCGGAGGAGGTACGGCAGCAGATGGCGGTGGCTGTCGCCAAGGTGCGTCAGACCCCGGCCCCGTCCGAGGCCATCGCGGTGGGGGAGCCCGGAACCGAGGTCCAGGACGCCTCGCCCTGA
- the rox gene encoding rifampin monooxygenase, giving the protein MIDVTVVGGGPTGLMLAAELRLHGVRVVVLEKAAEPTEVVRSLGLHVRSIEVMDQRGLLERFLAHGRQFTAGGYFAAIDKPWPGQLDSAHAYVLALPQTTTDRLLAERAVELGAEIRRGSELVALSQYGDGAGAGVNAELADGTRLRSRYLVGCDGGRSTVRRLLGVGFPGEPARAETLLGAMEVGVPPETVSKVVTEIRRTQKRFGLGPVGDGLYRVVVPAEGVAQDRSVAPTLDEFKRQLRAVAGTDFGVHSPRWLSRFGDATRQAERYRVGRVLLAGDAAHVHPPVGGQGLNLGVQDAFNLGWKLAAEVAGWAPAGLLDSYHAERHPVAADVLSNTRAQMELLSTEPGPRAVRRLLSQLMDFDEVNRYLIEKITAIGVRYDFGEGHELLGRRLRDLPLKRGRLYELMHGGRGLLLDRTGRLSVSGWSDRVDHVVDGSEELDVPAVLLRPDGHVAWVGEDQAELLARLPRWFGAAA; this is encoded by the coding sequence ATGATCGACGTGACCGTCGTCGGCGGCGGACCGACCGGACTGATGCTGGCAGCCGAGCTGCGGCTGCACGGGGTGCGGGTGGTCGTCCTGGAGAAGGCGGCCGAGCCGACCGAGGTCGTCCGCTCGCTCGGTCTGCACGTGCGCAGCATCGAGGTGATGGACCAGCGCGGGCTGCTGGAGCGGTTCCTCGCCCACGGAAGGCAGTTCACCGCCGGCGGTTACTTCGCCGCCATCGACAAGCCCTGGCCGGGACAGCTGGACAGCGCGCACGCCTATGTCCTCGCCCTCCCTCAGACGACCACCGACCGGCTGCTGGCCGAGCGTGCCGTCGAGCTCGGCGCCGAGATCCGGCGCGGCAGCGAACTGGTCGCGCTGAGCCAGTACGGCGACGGGGCCGGAGCCGGGGTGAACGCCGAACTCGCCGACGGCACCCGGCTCCGTTCGCGCTACCTCGTCGGCTGCGACGGCGGCCGCAGCACGGTGCGCAGGCTGCTCGGTGTCGGCTTCCCCGGCGAACCCGCCCGGGCCGAGACACTGCTCGGCGCCATGGAGGTCGGTGTGCCGCCGGAGACGGTGAGCAAGGTGGTGACCGAGATCCGCCGCACCCAGAAGCGGTTCGGCCTCGGGCCCGTCGGGGACGGGCTGTACCGCGTCGTCGTGCCCGCAGAGGGGGTGGCGCAGGACCGCTCGGTCGCGCCGACCCTCGACGAGTTCAAGCGACAGCTGCGGGCGGTCGCCGGCACCGACTTCGGGGTCCATTCACCGCGCTGGCTGTCCCGCTTCGGCGACGCCACCCGGCAGGCGGAGCGCTACCGGGTCGGCCGGGTGCTGCTGGCCGGCGACGCGGCACACGTCCACCCGCCGGTGGGCGGGCAGGGCCTCAACCTCGGTGTCCAGGACGCGTTCAACCTGGGCTGGAAACTGGCCGCCGAGGTGGCCGGCTGGGCGCCCGCAGGACTGCTGGACAGCTACCACGCCGAACGGCACCCGGTGGCCGCCGACGTGCTGAGCAACACCCGCGCGCAGATGGAGCTGCTGTCCACCGAGCCGGGGCCACGGGCGGTGCGTCGACTGCTGTCGCAGCTGATGGACTTCGACGAGGTGAACCGGTACCTGATCGAGAAGATCACCGCGATCGGCGTGCGCTACGACTTCGGCGAGGGCCATGAACTGCTCGGCCGGCGCCTGCGGGACCTTCCGCTGAAGCGCGGCCGCCTCTACGAGCTGATGCACGGCGGCCGCGGACTGCTCCTCGACCGGACCGGGCGGCTCTCGGTGTCGGGCTGGTCGGACCGGGTCGACCACGTCGTCGACGGCAGCGAGGAACTGGACGTGCCCGCGGTACTGCTGCGGCCGGACGGCCATGTCGCCTGGGTGGGCGAGGACCAGGCGGAACTGCTCGCCCGGCTGCCCAGGTGGTTCGGCGCCGCCGCCTGA
- a CDS encoding response regulator transcription factor → MTAAPLRLLVADDHTVVRAGLRALLEGEPDLDVIAEASDPGEAVSLAVDLAPDVVLMDLRFEGTRRGSEVADGVEAVRVLAARAPGLPVVMLTSYSGRAEVVRALEAGARGYVLKAGPPEDLFRAVRSAAVGGMGLAPEVVGDLVGQVVSPAPELTRREREVIQLMADGHSNRAIADSLYLSEATIKTHLVRVYRKLGVENRAAAVSEAVRRGLLELT, encoded by the coding sequence GTGACGGCGGCCCCGCTGCGCCTGCTCGTCGCCGACGACCACACCGTCGTACGGGCCGGGCTGCGCGCCCTGCTGGAGGGCGAGCCGGACCTCGACGTGATCGCGGAGGCGTCCGATCCCGGCGAGGCCGTGAGCCTCGCGGTGGATCTCGCGCCCGACGTCGTCCTGATGGATCTGCGGTTCGAGGGTACGCGCCGGGGCAGCGAGGTGGCCGACGGCGTCGAGGCGGTCCGCGTGCTGGCCGCCCGGGCTCCGGGGCTGCCCGTGGTGATGCTGACCAGCTATTCAGGGCGCGCCGAGGTGGTGCGGGCGCTGGAGGCCGGGGCGCGCGGTTACGTGCTCAAGGCCGGACCGCCCGAGGACCTCTTCCGGGCCGTGCGCAGCGCAGCGGTGGGCGGGATGGGGCTCGCGCCCGAGGTCGTCGGGGACCTGGTCGGCCAAGTGGTCAGTCCTGCACCGGAGTTGACCCGCAGGGAACGGGAGGTCATCCAGCTGATGGCCGACGGCCACAGCAACCGCGCCATCGCCGATTCCCTGTACCTCAGCGAGGCGACGATCAAGACCCACCTGGTCCGCGTCTACCGCAAGCTCGGCGTCGAGAACAGGGCGGCGGCGGTCTCCGAGGCGGTACGGCGGGGACTGCTGGAACTCACCTAG
- the meaB gene encoding methylmalonyl Co-A mutase-associated GTPase MeaB, with amino-acid sequence MIELDTYVKGVLDGRRAIVARAITLVESTHPRHRPLAQELLTELLPHSGRARRIGVSGVPGVGKSTFIDAFGTMLTSLGHRVAVLAVDPSSSRTGGSILGDKTRMERLAVDPAAFVRPSPTAGTLGGVAKATRESIVVMEAAGYDVVLVETVGVGQSETAVANMVDSFLLLTLARTGDQLQGIKKGVLELADVIAVNKADGPHQRDAQAAARELAGALRLMHGRDAAWTPPVLSCSARESAGLDTVWERLEQHRTLLESTGRLAAKRRDQQVDWTWTMVRDDLLGRLRSDPAVRALAPDLEQQVRDGELTATLAAERILRAFGQDTDRG; translated from the coding sequence GTGATCGAACTCGACACCTATGTGAAGGGTGTACTCGACGGCAGGCGGGCGATCGTCGCCCGTGCCATCACGCTCGTCGAGTCCACCCATCCCCGGCACCGGCCGCTCGCACAGGAGTTGCTCACCGAACTGCTCCCGCACAGCGGCCGGGCGCGGCGGATCGGCGTCAGTGGGGTACCGGGCGTGGGCAAGTCGACGTTCATCGACGCGTTCGGCACGATGCTGACCTCGCTCGGGCACCGGGTGGCCGTGCTCGCGGTGGACCCGTCCTCCAGCCGTACCGGCGGCTCGATCCTCGGCGACAAGACCCGCATGGAGCGCCTGGCCGTCGACCCGGCGGCCTTCGTCCGGCCCTCCCCCACGGCGGGCACGCTCGGCGGGGTGGCCAAGGCGACCCGGGAGTCGATCGTGGTGATGGAGGCCGCGGGCTACGACGTCGTGCTCGTCGAGACCGTCGGTGTCGGCCAGTCGGAGACCGCCGTCGCCAACATGGTCGACTCCTTCCTGCTGTTGACCCTGGCCCGTACCGGCGACCAGCTCCAGGGCATCAAGAAGGGCGTCCTGGAGCTGGCCGACGTGATCGCCGTGAACAAGGCGGACGGGCCGCATCAGCGCGACGCGCAGGCCGCCGCACGGGAGTTGGCGGGCGCTCTGCGTCTGATGCACGGCAGGGACGCGGCCTGGACTCCGCCCGTGCTGAGCTGCAGCGCCCGCGAGTCGGCGGGCCTGGACACCGTGTGGGAGCGCCTCGAACAGCACCGCACGCTGCTCGAATCCACGGGCCGTCTCGCCGCCAAACGACGTGACCAGCAGGTGGACTGGACCTGGACGATGGTCCGCGACGACCTGCTCGGCCGCCTCCGCTCCGACCCGGCCGTCCGCGCCCTCGCCCCGGACCTCGAACAGCAGGTCAGGGATGGGGAGTTGACGGCCACGCTGGCCGCCGAGCGAATCCTGAGGGCCTTCGGTCAGGACACCGACCGCGGGTAG
- a CDS encoding ABC transporter substrate-binding protein — MSSFPSRRRVLTTGAGAALGLGAIGATATSASAAPSSPAVQHSTAREETRTLDELYRAALKEGGKLVIYAGGDTPTQQDGTKAAFKARFPDIDLTLIVDYSKYHDVRVDNQFATDTLVPDVVQMQTLQDFVRWNRQGRLLRYKPAGFSKLHPSFRDPQGGWVAVSAIAFSFLYGTAAVGSDAPRSPRDLIDPKWKGQIASSYPHDDDAVLYLYSLYVQKYGWEWVAALAAQDVRFARGSNSPGEAVFGGTKAIGIGTAGSAIPSSTSPAKFVIADGHPFMGWGQRAAVLKQAKNPTAAKLYLNWQLSAEVQRNSFNGWSVRTDITPPAGLKPLWEYPNAHVDGFPAFMEDRAQVERLKQTFALYFGEVKGDPTPGVLGLHPGA, encoded by the coding sequence GTGTCCAGCTTCCCCAGCAGACGACGTGTCCTCACCACCGGTGCCGGCGCGGCGCTCGGTCTCGGTGCGATCGGCGCCACCGCGACCTCCGCCTCGGCCGCCCCCTCCTCCCCCGCCGTACAGCACTCCACCGCACGCGAGGAGACCCGTACCCTCGACGAGCTCTACCGGGCCGCCCTCAAGGAGGGCGGGAAGCTCGTCATCTACGCCGGCGGCGACACCCCGACCCAGCAGGACGGCACGAAGGCGGCCTTCAAGGCCCGCTTCCCGGACATCGACCTGACGCTGATCGTGGACTACAGCAAGTACCACGACGTCCGCGTCGACAACCAGTTCGCGACGGACACCCTCGTCCCGGACGTCGTACAGATGCAGACCCTGCAGGACTTCGTGCGCTGGAACCGGCAGGGCCGGCTGCTGCGCTACAAGCCCGCCGGGTTCTCGAAGCTGCACCCGTCGTTCAGGGACCCGCAGGGCGGCTGGGTCGCGGTCTCCGCGATCGCGTTCAGCTTCCTGTACGGCACGGCCGCCGTGGGCTCGGACGCCCCGCGCAGCCCGCGCGACCTGATCGACCCGAAGTGGAAGGGCCAGATCGCCTCGTCGTACCCGCACGACGACGACGCCGTCCTCTACCTCTACTCGCTGTACGTCCAGAAGTACGGCTGGGAGTGGGTGGCCGCACTCGCCGCGCAGGACGTGCGGTTCGCGCGGGGCAGCAACTCGCCGGGCGAAGCGGTCTTCGGCGGGACGAAGGCGATCGGCATCGGCACCGCGGGCTCGGCGATCCCCTCCTCCACGTCCCCCGCGAAGTTCGTCATCGCCGACGGGCACCCCTTCATGGGCTGGGGCCAGCGCGCGGCCGTCCTCAAGCAGGCGAAGAACCCGACGGCCGCCAAGCTGTACCTCAACTGGCAGTTGTCCGCCGAGGTGCAGAGGAACTCCTTCAACGGCTGGTCGGTGCGCACCGACATCACACCCCCGGCCGGCCTGAAGCCACTGTGGGAGTACCCGAACGCCCACGTGGACGGCTTCCCCGCGTTCATGGAGGACCGCGCCCAGGTGGAGCGTCTGAAGCAGACCTTCGCCCTGTACTTCGGCGAGGTGAAGGGCGACCCCACGCCCGGCGTGCTGGGACTGCACCCCGGCGCCTGA
- a CDS encoding purine-cytosine permease family protein, which produces MSTTESRSATADPTTSADQAANETLEDYTLRFAPRSYRRWTPMVVATTALGGIAYMADFSIGAGIGLAHGTGNALVAIAVAAVVIFVTGFPLAYYGARYNIDLDLITRGSGFGYYGSVLTSVIFASFTFIFFALEGSIMAQGLKLGLGLPLWLGYLVSTLMVIPLVIYGMKALSKLQVWTTPFWLLLMGGPLVYLVSTDPGTVDRFLAYAGTDGDGGVNTASVLLGAGVCLSLIAQIGEQIDYLRFMPPKTEANKRSWWTAVIMAGPGWVVLGALKQVIGVFLAVYILAKVGADVAPEPIQQFKGAFDAMMPSWLVLPLAVALVVISQIKINVTNAYSGSLAWTNSFTRLTKHYPGRMVFVLVNLGFALALMEADMFSFLNDILGFYSNCAIAWVVTVATDIGINKYLLKLSPHAPEFRRGMLYAVNPVGVVAFVAASGLSIAMYFHALGDTLQPYSPVAAALIAFVLTPLMAVVTKGKYYLRRTDDGIDEPMLDADGNPSAVTYDCHVCRQPYERPDLAACATHDAVVCSLCLSTDKAGDHVLPATV; this is translated from the coding sequence ATGAGCACAACCGAGTCACGGTCGGCAACGGCAGACCCGACGACGTCCGCCGACCAGGCGGCCAACGAGACCCTGGAGGACTACACCCTCCGCTTCGCGCCCCGCAGTTACCGCCGCTGGACCCCGATGGTCGTGGCCACCACGGCACTCGGCGGCATCGCCTACATGGCCGACTTCTCCATCGGTGCCGGCATCGGCCTGGCCCACGGCACCGGCAACGCGCTCGTGGCGATCGCCGTCGCCGCCGTCGTCATCTTCGTCACCGGGTTCCCCCTCGCCTACTACGGCGCCCGCTACAACATCGACCTCGACCTGATCACCCGCGGCTCCGGCTTCGGCTACTACGGCTCGGTCCTCACCAGCGTCATCTTCGCCAGCTTCACCTTCATCTTCTTCGCCCTCGAAGGCTCGATCATGGCCCAGGGCCTCAAGCTCGGCCTCGGACTCCCGCTGTGGCTGGGCTACCTGGTCTCCACGCTGATGGTGATCCCGCTGGTCATCTACGGCATGAAGGCGCTGAGCAAGCTCCAGGTGTGGACGACCCCGTTCTGGCTGCTGCTGATGGGTGGCCCGCTGGTCTACCTGGTCTCCACCGACCCGGGCACCGTCGACCGTTTCCTCGCCTACGCGGGCACCGACGGCGACGGCGGCGTCAACACGGCCTCCGTGCTGCTCGGCGCGGGCGTGTGTCTCTCGCTCATCGCGCAGATCGGTGAGCAGATCGACTACCTGCGCTTCATGCCGCCCAAGACCGAGGCGAACAAGCGCAGTTGGTGGACCGCGGTCATCATGGCCGGACCCGGCTGGGTGGTGCTCGGCGCGCTGAAGCAGGTCATCGGCGTCTTCCTCGCCGTGTACATCCTCGCGAAGGTCGGCGCGGACGTCGCCCCCGAACCCATCCAGCAGTTCAAGGGCGCCTTCGACGCGATGATGCCGTCCTGGCTGGTGCTCCCGCTGGCCGTGGCTCTCGTCGTGATCAGCCAGATCAAGATCAACGTGACGAACGCCTACTCCGGCTCGCTCGCCTGGACCAACTCCTTCACCCGCCTCACCAAGCACTACCCCGGCCGCATGGTCTTCGTCCTGGTCAACCTGGGCTTCGCGCTCGCCCTGATGGAAGCCGACATGTTCAGCTTCCTCAACGACATCCTCGGGTTCTACTCGAACTGCGCGATCGCCTGGGTGGTCACCGTCGCCACCGACATCGGCATCAACAAGTACCTGCTCAAACTCTCCCCGCACGCCCCCGAGTTCCGCCGCGGCATGCTCTACGCCGTGAACCCGGTCGGTGTGGTCGCCTTCGTCGCCGCCTCCGGCCTGTCCATCGCCATGTACTTCCACGCCCTCGGCGACACCCTCCAGCCGTACTCCCCCGTCGCCGCCGCCCTGATCGCCTTCGTCCTCACCCCGCTGATGGCCGTCGTCACCAAGGGCAAGTACTACCTGCGCCGCACCGACGACGGCATCGACGAGCCGATGCTGGACGCCGACGGCAACCCGAGCGCGGTCACCTACGACTGCCACGTCTGCCGGCAGCCGTACGAGCGCCCCGACCTGGCCGCCTGCGCCACCCACGACGCGGTGGTCTGCTCGCTGTGCCTGAGCACGGACAAGGCGGGCGATCACGTGCTGCCCGCCACCGTCTGA
- a CDS encoding helix-turn-helix transcriptional regulator produces the protein MDGVPEAHTGWTFVTNHARVLAVIADDHTARIRDIAAHCRLTERAVQKIISDLEQDGYLSHIKEGRTNTYRIAPGKILRHPAEAGLTVASLLSLLVRDEADRTVSSDDRPSTRA, from the coding sequence ATGGATGGAGTTCCCGAGGCACACACCGGATGGACGTTCGTCACCAACCACGCACGCGTGCTGGCCGTGATCGCCGACGATCACACCGCCCGGATCCGCGACATCGCCGCACACTGCCGGCTCACCGAACGCGCCGTCCAGAAAATCATTTCCGATCTGGAGCAGGACGGGTATCTCTCGCACATCAAGGAGGGGCGCACCAACACCTACCGGATCGCCCCGGGCAAGATCCTGCGTCATCCGGCCGAGGCGGGTCTGACGGTGGCGTCCCTGCTGTCCCTGCTCGTCCGGGACGAGGCGGACCGTACGGTCTCCTCCGACGACAGGCCAAGCACCCGGGCCTGA
- a CDS encoding sensor histidine kinase, with protein sequence MDLSFRGSGVYDHHALRHVPHLVFFVVVASAVVRLVELNTPLCWDIVTVNALLATTYATGLALADRLGPLVRHLWVAALVALWAVLLALTPPLLTTAYVWCAVPLSCVALRTLGPRASTVTTGALTLVLVGQLTRSAGGFDAEMVLIPAAAVWGTVALYRALQRDAVERQRLVDELRGTRDVLAREQRRAGVLGERERIARDLHDTLAQELSGSLMLLQAAERDWERRPDTARTRVRAVADGLDVSLAETRRMIRDLTPSVVAEEGLEGSLRLLCLRAQQDGTAARVRFRSTGGHRPELDEQAATTLFRVAQGMLANVREHAHATSLLVTLHQGTDRVALDLCDDGVGFDLARVDGTSASGRGFGLPATRARLREYGGDLAVEPVPGRGTRIRATVPARARSGAPLSLSPTAALR encoded by the coding sequence ATGGATCTTTCGTTCAGGGGGTCCGGCGTGTACGACCACCACGCCCTGCGGCACGTCCCGCATCTCGTGTTCTTCGTCGTCGTCGCCTCCGCGGTGGTGCGGCTCGTCGAGCTGAACACCCCGCTGTGCTGGGACATCGTGACCGTCAACGCACTGCTGGCCACGACGTACGCGACCGGGCTGGCCCTGGCCGACAGGCTGGGGCCGCTCGTCCGGCACCTCTGGGTGGCGGCCCTGGTCGCGCTGTGGGCGGTGCTCCTCGCGCTCACCCCGCCCCTTCTGACCACCGCCTACGTCTGGTGTGCCGTACCCCTGTCCTGCGTGGCCCTGCGGACGCTCGGCCCCCGGGCGTCCACGGTCACGACGGGCGCCCTCACGCTCGTGCTGGTCGGTCAGCTGACCCGGAGCGCGGGCGGGTTCGACGCGGAGATGGTGCTCATCCCGGCGGCCGCCGTGTGGGGCACGGTCGCGCTGTACCGGGCCCTGCAGCGGGACGCCGTCGAGCGCCAGCGCCTGGTGGACGAGTTGCGCGGCACCCGTGACGTCCTGGCGCGGGAGCAGCGGCGGGCCGGTGTCCTCGGGGAACGCGAGCGCATCGCCCGGGACCTGCACGACACGCTCGCCCAGGAACTGTCCGGCAGCCTGATGCTGCTGCAGGCCGCCGAGCGCGACTGGGAACGACGTCCGGACACGGCCCGCACCCGGGTTCGCGCGGTCGCCGACGGCCTGGACGTGAGCCTCGCCGAGACCCGGCGGATGATCCGGGACCTCACCCCCTCCGTGGTCGCCGAGGAAGGCCTCGAAGGCTCCCTGCGGCTGTTGTGCCTGCGCGCCCAGCAGGACGGCACGGCGGCGCGCGTACGGTTCCGTTCGACGGGAGGGCACCGCCCCGAACTCGACGAACAGGCCGCCACCACGCTCTTCCGGGTCGCGCAGGGCATGCTGGCCAACGTGCGGGAGCACGCGCACGCGACCAGCCTGCTCGTGACGCTCCACCAGGGCACGGACCGCGTCGCCCTCGACCTGTGCGACGACGGCGTCGGCTTCGACCTCGCCCGCGTCGACGGCACGTCCGCCTCGGGCCGCGGCTTCGGGCTGCCGGCCACCCGGGCACGGCTGAGGGAGTACGGCGGTGATCTCGCCGTCGAGCCCGTACCGGGCCGGGGCACCCGGATCCGGGCCACCGTCCCCGCCCGCGCGCGCTCCGGCGCACCGCTGTCGCTGAGCCCGACGGCGGCGCTGCGGTGA
- the scpA gene encoding methylmalonyl-CoA mutase: protein MTAPYGPAVPDFAGIELGTPATEGSADDWRTAVKTATGGAGAVWETPEGIAVKPLYTGRDLEGLDFLETYPGVAPYLRGPYPTMYVNQPWTIRQYAGFSTAEESNAFYRRNLAAGQKGLSVAFDLPTHRGYDSDHPRVTGDVGMAGVAIDSILDMRQLFDGIPLDRMSVSMTMNGAVLPVLALYIVAAEEQGVPPEKLAGTIQNDILKEFMVRNTYIYPPKPSMRIISDIFAFTSQRMPRYNSISISGYHIQEAGATADLELAYTLADGVEYIRAGREVGLDVDAFAPRLSFFWAIGMNFFMEIAKLRAARLLWAKLVRQFDPQNAKSLSLRTHSQTSGWSLTAQDVFNNVTRTCVEAMAATQGHTQSLHTNALDEALALPTDFSARIARNTQLLIQQESGTTRVIDPWGGSAYVEKLTYDLARKAWQHIQEVEAAGGMAKAIDAGIPKLRIEEAAARTQARIDSGRQPVIGVNKYRVETDQAIDVLKVDNSSVRTQQIEKLRRLRAERDETACRDALDALTRAADGEGNLLELAVHAARAKATVGEISDALEKVYGRHASQIRTISGVYRNEAGESENVDRTRALVDGFEEAEGRRPRILVAKMGQDGHDRGQKVIATAFADLGFDVDVGPLFQTPGEVARQAVEADVHIVGVSSLAAGHLTLVPALREALAEEGREDIMIVVGGVIPPQDVPTLLEMGAAAVFPPGTVIPDAAYDLVERLSADLGHGQ, encoded by the coding sequence ATGACCGCCCCCTATGGCCCTGCCGTCCCCGACTTCGCCGGGATCGAGCTGGGGACCCCGGCCACCGAGGGCAGTGCCGACGACTGGCGTACGGCCGTGAAGACCGCCACCGGCGGGGCCGGGGCCGTCTGGGAGACACCCGAGGGCATCGCCGTCAAGCCGCTCTACACCGGCCGTGACCTGGAGGGCCTGGACTTCCTGGAGACGTACCCGGGTGTGGCGCCGTATCTGCGCGGCCCGTACCCGACGATGTACGTCAACCAGCCCTGGACGATCCGCCAGTACGCGGGCTTCTCCACCGCCGAGGAGTCCAACGCCTTCTACCGGCGCAACCTCGCGGCCGGCCAGAAGGGCCTGTCGGTCGCCTTCGACCTGCCCACGCACCGCGGTTACGACAGCGATCACCCGCGCGTGACCGGTGACGTCGGCATGGCGGGCGTGGCCATCGACTCGATCCTCGACATGCGGCAGCTCTTCGACGGCATCCCCCTGGACAGGATGTCCGTGTCGATGACGATGAACGGCGCCGTGCTGCCGGTGCTGGCGCTGTACATCGTGGCGGCGGAGGAACAGGGCGTGCCGCCCGAGAAGTTGGCCGGGACCATCCAGAACGACATCCTCAAGGAGTTCATGGTCCGCAACACCTACATCTATCCGCCGAAGCCGTCGATGCGGATCATCTCCGACATCTTCGCCTTCACCTCGCAGCGGATGCCCCGCTACAACTCCATCTCCATCTCCGGCTACCACATCCAGGAGGCGGGTGCGACGGCCGACCTGGAGCTGGCGTACACCCTCGCGGACGGTGTGGAGTACATCCGCGCGGGCCGTGAAGTCGGCCTGGATGTCGACGCGTTCGCGCCCCGGCTGTCCTTCTTCTGGGCGATCGGCATGAACTTCTTCATGGAGATCGCCAAGCTGCGCGCGGCCCGTCTGCTGTGGGCCAAGCTGGTCAGGCAGTTCGACCCGCAGAACGCCAAGTCCCTTTCCCTGCGCACCCATTCGCAGACCTCGGGCTGGTCGCTGACCGCGCAGGACGTCTTCAACAACGTCACGCGCACCTGCGTCGAGGCCATGGCGGCGACCCAGGGCCACACCCAGTCGCTGCACACCAACGCCCTCGACGAGGCACTGGCGTTGCCCACCGACTTCTCCGCGCGCATCGCCCGCAACACCCAGCTGCTGATCCAGCAGGAGTCGGGCACCACCCGGGTCATCGACCCGTGGGGCGGCAGCGCCTACGTGGAGAAGCTGACGTACGACCTCGCGCGCAAGGCCTGGCAGCACATCCAGGAGGTGGAGGCGGCGGGCGGCATGGCCAAGGCCATCGACGCCGGCATCCCCAAGCTGCGCATCGAGGAGGCCGCGGCCCGCACCCAGGCCCGCATCGACTCCGGCCGCCAGCCCGTCATCGGCGTCAACAAGTACCGCGTCGAGACCGACCAGGCCATCGACGTCCTCAAGGTCGACAACTCCTCCGTACGCACCCAGCAGATCGAGAAGCTGCGGCGGCTGCGCGCGGAGCGGGACGAGACCGCCTGCCGGGACGCCCTCGACGCGCTGACCCGGGCCGCCGACGGCGAGGGCAACCTGCTGGAACTGGCCGTGCACGCGGCCCGCGCGAAGGCCACGGTCGGCGAGATCTCCGATGCCCTGGAGAAGGTGTACGGCCGGCACGCGAGCCAGATCCGTACGATCTCCGGCGTGTACCGCAACGAAGCAGGGGAGTCGGAGAACGTGGACCGCACCCGCGCGCTGGTGGACGGCTTCGAGGAGGCCGAGGGCCGCCGGCCGCGGATCCTGGTCGCCAAGATGGGCCAGGACGGCCACGACCGAGGCCAGAAGGTGATCGCCACCGCCTTCGCCGACCTCGGCTTCGACGTCGACGTCGGCCCGCTGTTCCAGACCCCGGGCGAGGTGGCCCGGCAGGCCGTCGAGGCGGACGTGCACATCGTGGGCGTCTCGTCCCTGGCCGCGGGGCACCTCACCCTCGTACCGGCGCTGCGTGAGGCGCTCGCCGAGGAGGGCCGCGAGGACATCATGATCGTGGTGGGCGGGGTGATCCCGCCGCAGGACGTGCCGACCCTCCTGGAGATGGGCGCGGCGGCCGTGTTCCCGCCCGGGACGGTGATCCCGGACGCGGCGTACGACCTGGTGGAACGCCTGTCCGCCGACCTCGGGCACGGGCAGTGA